A stretch of Fluoribacter dumoffii NY 23 DNA encodes these proteins:
- a CDS encoding conjugal transfer protein TraH: MKKGILTLCLLSFFSTVQASVSTDLDNFFNGMGYASNVTSPAAFESQAAGFFGGGSLYVRNQARQYQLVQLDLPSYRTGCGGIDLYTGSMSFLSNQKLVDLGKSVMTNADAYAVDVMLASTVPELKQVRDFNLYLEQLANHSSINSCQLGENLVGGIWPKTAASQQKICKDQAAMGKEGLFSDYVQARMACSGNGFDNVMNKASQDPERKKQVVLNKNLVWYLLQAKSFLNSDRELAEMVMSLTGTLIIDKEGKVTNVPSLADNADLINALIGLGNGARTAKIWRCKDAGSNSQCMQVGLQDITIPETSTLTYKVREIIRTINTKLINDEKPGNRELNFLSMTSLPVMKFLSVLNSMHTGRSAVDIEEYSMLIAQDLLTNYLTELLREVSVATAGSELNTDLVKEIQKRINEATTCVASIDPKVGHKLQEKLMLIQRMAQIEKQVASQMNSTAG, translated from the coding sequence ATGAAAAAAGGTATTCTTACCCTGTGCTTATTGAGTTTTTTCTCCACTGTTCAGGCTAGTGTCAGCACCGATTTGGATAATTTTTTTAACGGGATGGGCTATGCATCTAATGTAACTTCGCCTGCTGCTTTTGAATCCCAAGCTGCAGGATTTTTTGGTGGTGGTTCACTGTATGTTCGTAATCAGGCTCGCCAATATCAATTAGTTCAATTGGATTTACCGAGTTATCGCACAGGGTGTGGTGGCATCGATTTATATACAGGGAGCATGAGTTTTTTGAGCAATCAGAAATTAGTGGATTTGGGAAAATCAGTGATGACTAATGCCGATGCTTATGCGGTAGATGTGATGTTAGCCTCTACGGTTCCTGAATTAAAACAAGTACGGGATTTCAATTTATACCTAGAGCAATTGGCTAATCATAGCAGCATTAATTCATGTCAGCTCGGTGAAAATCTGGTTGGAGGGATATGGCCAAAAACGGCGGCAAGCCAACAAAAAATCTGTAAAGACCAGGCTGCCATGGGAAAAGAGGGATTGTTTAGCGATTATGTTCAGGCTCGCATGGCCTGTTCGGGTAATGGCTTTGATAACGTGATGAATAAAGCATCTCAAGACCCGGAACGTAAAAAACAAGTAGTGTTAAATAAAAATCTCGTTTGGTACCTGTTGCAGGCCAAATCGTTTTTAAATAGTGACAGGGAGCTTGCTGAGATGGTAATGAGTCTAACAGGCACATTGATTATTGATAAAGAGGGCAAGGTGACCAATGTGCCTTCATTGGCGGATAACGCTGATTTAATTAATGCACTGATTGGACTAGGAAATGGTGCTCGAACTGCGAAAATTTGGCGCTGTAAGGATGCTGGAAGCAACAGCCAGTGCATGCAGGTGGGTTTACAGGATATCACCATTCCAGAAACTTCAACGCTTACCTATAAAGTACGTGAGATTATTCGCACCATAAATACAAAGCTCATTAATGATGAAAAACCCGGCAATCGAGAGCTTAATTTTTTAAGCATGACCTCACTGCCTGTGATGAAGTTTTTGTCGGTGTTAAACAGCATGCACACAGGCCGCAGTGCCGTAGACATTGAAGAATACTCGATGCTAATCGCCCAGGATTTGTTAACGAATTACCTCACTGAATTACTGCGTGAGGTCAGCGTGGCAACGGCAGGTTCTGAGTTAAATACCGATTTAGTCAAAGAAATTCAAAAGCGCATCAATGAGGCCACCACGTGCGTGGCTTCCATTGATCCAAAGGTAGGCCACAAACTACAAGAAAAGCTCATGCTGATTCAACGCATGGCGCAAATTGAAAAACAGGTAGCCTCGCAAATGAACAGTACAGCGGGTTAA
- the traD gene encoding type IV conjugative transfer system coupling protein TraD translates to MRKQPNFKHYTRGGIISFHNVRMWDQITLTLMFLCLFLWVILTGIITWLVISAENLHQAIAYYYALFLSLVGQKHTFALSFHGKEYHQSVEAILHYPYYAENAKHVINSLGRATLSAFAVAFLSGLGIAIYFIKRGKEQSESQFVRGSQLKNSNEVKKQILHDKAHSDITIDTFPLIKDSEVQHVLVHGTVGTGKSQLIMKIMDCLRKRGDRVIVYDKGCSFIPHYYQDDSDVILNPFDKRCANWDMWLEAPRDSDFENMAESSIPMHGESDPFWVNASRTVFSCLGSVMRHHSDRSVEKLLKLILTDEFSDLEEYLQGTPAATLVSSKIEKTAISIRATLTSYLKSFSALADLNQEGKPPFSIRDYILDEQQKGWLFISSNGETHKSLKPLISMWLAQASLALLSLAPDRNRRIWFICDELPSLHKLPLLGETIAEVRKFGGCFLLGMQSFSQLTKVYGQAGGREIFDLLNTRFFFRSPSSDMARLVASELGEEEIEESRENYSYGANSIRDGISLGAQRVTRPIVSYPQIMELKDLHCFVRLPGHYPITQLTLDLGFRTIKTNGFIERNMPTTFNFSQLTSIDEDWESGTDGHVGSKQPNKNKINAEHLCIEELNLESL, encoded by the coding sequence ATGCGTAAACAACCTAATTTCAAGCATTACACACGTGGCGGGATAATTAGTTTTCACAACGTTCGTATGTGGGATCAAATTACGCTTACATTAATGTTTCTCTGTCTTTTTCTTTGGGTAATACTTACCGGAATTATCACCTGGTTAGTTATCTCCGCGGAGAATCTACACCAAGCAATAGCTTATTACTATGCTCTTTTTTTGAGTTTAGTAGGACAAAAACACACCTTTGCTCTTTCGTTTCATGGTAAAGAGTATCACCAATCAGTAGAAGCCATTCTTCACTATCCTTATTATGCAGAGAATGCTAAGCACGTGATCAATTCATTGGGTAGAGCAACACTGAGTGCATTTGCTGTAGCGTTTCTGTCAGGGTTAGGGATTGCCATTTACTTCATTAAACGGGGGAAAGAGCAGAGCGAAAGTCAATTTGTTCGAGGCAGCCAACTCAAAAATTCAAATGAGGTGAAAAAACAAATTCTTCATGATAAAGCGCATTCTGATATTACGATTGATACATTTCCCCTTATCAAAGACAGTGAAGTCCAGCATGTGCTGGTACATGGAACTGTAGGCACCGGAAAAAGCCAGCTCATTATGAAAATAATGGATTGTCTTCGTAAAAGAGGCGATCGGGTGATCGTCTACGATAAAGGGTGTTCGTTTATTCCTCATTATTACCAAGACGATTCAGATGTCATTTTAAATCCCTTCGATAAGCGTTGTGCCAATTGGGATATGTGGTTAGAGGCACCTCGTGACTCGGATTTTGAAAATATGGCCGAAAGCTCAATTCCCATGCACGGAGAATCTGATCCCTTTTGGGTTAATGCCTCACGAACTGTTTTTTCATGCTTAGGATCCGTGATGCGACATCATTCTGATCGCTCAGTTGAAAAACTATTAAAATTGATTTTAACCGATGAATTTTCTGATTTGGAAGAGTATTTACAAGGAACTCCCGCAGCAACCCTTGTCAGTAGTAAAATTGAGAAAACGGCTATTTCTATTCGTGCAACGCTTACCTCCTATTTGAAATCATTTTCGGCATTAGCGGATCTGAATCAGGAGGGAAAACCCCCTTTCTCTATTCGGGACTACATTCTTGATGAGCAACAAAAAGGGTGGCTTTTTATTTCATCCAATGGTGAAACGCATAAGTCACTCAAACCTTTAATTTCTATGTGGTTAGCCCAAGCCTCTTTGGCTCTTTTGAGCCTAGCGCCTGATAGAAACAGACGTATTTGGTTTATCTGTGATGAGTTGCCAAGCCTTCATAAATTGCCTCTGCTTGGTGAAACGATTGCCGAGGTACGCAAGTTTGGCGGTTGCTTTCTTCTTGGCATGCAAAGCTTTTCACAGCTTACCAAAGTCTATGGTCAGGCAGGAGGCAGAGAAATTTTTGATTTATTAAATACCCGCTTTTTCTTTCGTAGTCCGAGTAGCGATATGGCGCGTCTTGTGGCCTCGGAACTTGGTGAAGAAGAAATCGAGGAATCACGGGAAAATTATTCCTATGGCGCCAACAGTATTCGAGATGGGATTTCGTTAGGCGCACAACGAGTTACACGCCCCATAGTTTCCTATCCGCAAATTATGGAGCTTAAAGATTTGCACTGCTTTGTCCGTTTGCCAGGACACTATCCCATTACCCAGTTAACACTTGATTTAGGCTTTCGGACAATAAAAACCAATGGTTTTATTGAGCGCAATATGCCCACAACCTTTAATTTCTCTCAATTAACATCAATTGATGAGGATTGGGAATCGGGTACCGATGGTCATGTGGGGAGCAAGCAACCAAACAAGAACAAAATAAATGCAGAACATCTATGCATCGAGGAACTTAATCTTGAGTCTTTGTAG
- the traA gene encoding Ti-type conjugative transfer relaxase TraA — translation MERSDPNAALATEVRAYTLRCNVRFGILKFIKGAKQELKSPKWYRDMAIYRFSAQIISRSQGRSIVAASAYRSGEELVDERTGVIHDFTDKSEVVHKEIFVPPNAPEWMNNRSDLWNAVELSEKRKDAQLAREVQLALPRELSMEQNIELVREFVRNEFVARGMVADVCLHNPKGADGLYQPHAHVLLSLRQAHEDGFGLKERSWNDNALLEHWREEWANCENRHLALHGIDQKVDHRSYKEQGIALEPQYKIGPKDAQTRMARLADHQRIARENGQLIFEQPEIALDAITRCQSTFTHQDLARFINRHTENAAQFNRVFERVKSSSELVYVGLDKDGKQRFSTQNMLHIESSMMHQSDVLHHRLGHEVSEKSIMLAQSSRTLSEEQESALRYLTQRGDLKSLLGYAGTGKSYLLGAARETWEQSGYRVHGAALSGIAALNLRDSSGIESRTIASLFYRLDKGMFHFTSRDILVVDEAGMLGSRTMERLTREVEQAGAKLVLVGDWQQLQAIEAGASFRAIAENYQYVELNQIRRQTTPWQVDASLDLAQGAVGKALLAYDAHDHVHRFGTTDDAKHALIEQWNDVRIASPSDSQIILAYTRKDVKELNEMARVMKRKDGQLGEDVVFNMERGERAFAVNDRVYFLKRENSLSVINGTLGTIQGIDAKSGLITVALDRDDLNSKPQIVQVNTNYYKHMEHGYAATVYKAQGVTVDRAYVLPTAHYDAHSTYVAMTRHRRSCDVFVSREVFAHDKELIHALSRNRAKDVTLDYTHMQGEFARQRGLVMDKSPALSISSERIKTSERSLESLMNQVMGRDVQKEQQKLDAFEQQFMQENPSQVLHIADSLLSIAERQAKSLARSFEPYSKALAQNRLTSEQQDKLVRLMGQLPGDSQLMNAFKKDYPEFAKQAEHFIKRNEQEVHRIRIIDKELDI, via the coding sequence TTGGAGCGAAGCGACCCGAATGCCGCACTGGCGACAGAAGTGCGCGCTTATACGTTGCGTTGCAACGTGCGCTTTGGTATTCTGAAATTCATCAAGGGAGCAAAACAAGAATTAAAATCACCAAAATGGTATAGGGACATGGCCATCTATCGTTTCAGCGCGCAAATCATTTCACGCTCTCAAGGGCGCAGTATTGTTGCGGCATCAGCCTATCGTTCTGGTGAAGAACTTGTTGATGAACGCACTGGCGTAATTCATGATTTCACCGATAAAAGCGAAGTGGTTCATAAAGAGATTTTCGTACCTCCCAACGCGCCAGAATGGATGAATAACCGCTCCGATTTATGGAATGCAGTGGAACTTTCGGAAAAACGCAAAGATGCACAACTTGCCCGTGAAGTACAACTCGCCCTTCCCCGTGAATTGAGCATGGAGCAAAACATCGAATTGGTGCGTGAGTTTGTCAGAAATGAATTTGTAGCACGTGGCATGGTTGCCGATGTATGCCTGCATAACCCTAAAGGCGCTGATGGCCTCTATCAACCGCATGCGCATGTTCTTTTAAGTTTAAGACAAGCGCATGAAGATGGCTTTGGACTTAAAGAACGAAGTTGGAACGATAATGCCTTATTAGAACATTGGCGAGAAGAATGGGCGAATTGTGAAAATCGTCATTTGGCTTTGCATGGTATTGACCAAAAGGTAGACCATCGCAGCTATAAAGAACAAGGCATTGCCTTAGAGCCCCAATATAAAATTGGACCCAAGGATGCGCAAACGCGTATGGCGCGGCTTGCAGACCACCAACGCATTGCTCGTGAAAATGGGCAATTAATTTTTGAGCAGCCTGAAATCGCCTTGGATGCCATTACTCGATGCCAATCGACTTTTACCCATCAGGATTTGGCGCGTTTCATTAACCGGCATACGGAAAATGCAGCGCAATTTAACCGGGTGTTTGAACGGGTTAAATCATCATCTGAGTTGGTTTATGTAGGCCTGGATAAAGATGGAAAACAACGATTCTCAACACAGAATATGTTGCACATAGAATCCTCAATGATGCACCAATCCGATGTGCTTCATCATCGTTTAGGCCATGAAGTAAGCGAGAAGTCGATTATGCTTGCGCAATCAAGCCGAACGCTTTCAGAAGAGCAAGAGTCAGCGCTTCGTTATTTAACCCAGAGAGGTGATTTAAAATCACTTTTAGGTTATGCCGGAACAGGAAAAAGCTATCTCTTGGGTGCTGCGCGCGAAACCTGGGAGCAATCAGGATACCGGGTGCACGGAGCGGCTTTATCGGGGATTGCCGCACTTAATTTAAGGGACAGCTCAGGTATTGAATCACGTACCATTGCCAGCCTCTTCTATCGTCTGGATAAGGGCATGTTTCATTTCACGTCACGTGATATTTTAGTAGTGGATGAAGCAGGAATGTTGGGCTCTCGTACCATGGAGCGTTTGACACGCGAGGTCGAACAAGCAGGTGCAAAACTGGTATTGGTGGGCGACTGGCAGCAACTGCAGGCCATTGAAGCCGGCGCATCGTTTCGAGCGATTGCAGAAAATTACCAGTACGTTGAACTCAATCAAATCCGAAGACAAACAACCCCTTGGCAAGTGGATGCTTCCTTGGATTTAGCCCAAGGCGCAGTGGGTAAAGCCCTTCTCGCTTATGATGCTCATGACCATGTTCATCGTTTCGGAACTACAGATGATGCAAAACACGCTCTGATTGAGCAATGGAACGATGTGCGCATTGCAAGCCCCTCAGATTCTCAAATCATTCTTGCCTACACCCGCAAGGATGTGAAAGAACTCAATGAGATGGCGCGTGTGATGAAACGAAAAGACGGACAACTTGGTGAGGATGTTGTTTTCAATATGGAGCGCGGGGAGCGCGCCTTTGCAGTGAATGACCGCGTGTACTTCTTAAAACGAGAAAACAGTCTTTCAGTGATTAATGGCACCTTAGGTACCATTCAAGGCATTGATGCCAAATCGGGTCTCATCACCGTCGCTCTTGACCGTGATGATTTAAATTCAAAGCCACAAATCGTTCAGGTAAACACCAATTACTACAAACACATGGAGCATGGCTATGCGGCTACTGTGTATAAAGCACAAGGGGTGACCGTTGACCGAGCGTATGTCTTACCTACAGCGCATTATGATGCCCATTCAACCTACGTGGCGATGACACGCCATCGTAGAAGCTGTGATGTCTTTGTCAGTCGCGAAGTTTTTGCCCATGATAAAGAGCTCATTCACGCCCTGAGTAGAAATCGCGCGAAAGATGTGACATTAGATTACACCCACATGCAGGGAGAATTTGCGCGACAGCGCGGGCTTGTTATGGATAAGTCCCCTGCCCTTTCCATTTCATCTGAGCGCATCAAAACATCAGAGCGTTCTCTTGAATCCTTGATGAATCAGGTGATGGGCAGAGACGTGCAAAAAGAGCAACAAAAGCTTGATGCGTTTGAGCAGCAGTTTATGCAAGAAAACCCAAGCCAAGTCCTGCATATTGCCGATAGTTTATTATCCATTGCTGAGCGTCAAGCCAAATCATTAGCACGTTCTTTTGAGCCTTACAGTAAGGCTTTGGCACAAAATCGACTCACTTCAGAGCAACAAGATAAATTAGTCCGTTTAATGGGGCAATTACCGGGTGATTCTCAGTTAATGAATGCATTTAAAAAGGATTATCCTGAGTTTGCAAAGCAAGCAGAGCACTTCATAAAAAGGAATGAGCAGGAAGTGCACCGGATAAGAATCATTGATAAAGAATTAGACATATAA
- the traG gene encoding conjugal transfer mating-pair stabilization protein TraG yields the protein MITIHVLAGGELFQHVLNVITAFMKQDSFFGLLRITALIGIVMAAVGFLKTRDPMAFARWFLGYVLFVNVVLLPKTSVLIDDISSQTPKLVDNVPVVFALSASLVTTIGYGLAQSYDALLTMPDDLHYTKTGALFGSRLISASTSFRIKDPVLKEEINEYFRACVVGDIRLNRKYSVGDLAHSTDIWNLITAKASPLRMISVNGKLVTCQEASKPDGQYSLRKKLDAEIKKAYTFFGVNLFGKPKNTTYEALFSTHLKSAFDYYQGLTDSSSNIFLQSMMINAMSDGVAHYQAFTDATAGIVNQQFTKSQVQHRWSWEVLGQKALWILPITHTCLTLLLFGVFPLIIALTTLPGGIRILYGYMQFFMSLQFWPVLFAILNAGMTIYGASSSAEYGQFTMVNLDKIDELHADIEGSCGYLMMLIPFLSHGLVSNLGGAFSNLATSMMSHMQGSSMSVAGEAASGSFGLGQTSFYNTTANNFSANKHDSNWTHMHGMHTEQLESGVLKTLTGSGEAVFDVSPGMTKSHIHIADAKALTGSLNQAYEQSTQTAANESKAYQSALSNFAHRALALAQLSGHDMRLGDGISSSDSAHYSSALSQMSRIAEDVAHRNGISKEDAFAAMTSGGHGISGGVDLQKSIAGKIFGIKGGWDAHIKYERASTNAYRAHEGYDKVVSAQEAEDFNKASQYVAQFARTHHFDDSHSEAASLSNQMGVDIREAENRSHNYDVSHTRAMRIAEAKHYVESKSEQITADLNQAFPSFVASKVGGSHRDELFARPGDMSSIQELEGLAGAFVTTKREQLIAEFRPKESSFSMDAFYQNESQSLNQKSNNIGTNYQKNHDALTDSAKPLSVGIADNRKNNLVNQVDEKVNDIQSTHQNTVELSPPDHILKTKADRMNKYKEKESDGKYDAKTGVIPGHAVDKGKDTLKELFEGDK from the coding sequence ATGATAACGATTCATGTTTTGGCTGGTGGTGAATTATTCCAGCATGTTTTAAATGTGATAACAGCCTTTATGAAGCAGGACAGTTTTTTCGGGTTGTTACGCATTACCGCTTTAATTGGCATAGTCATGGCAGCAGTTGGTTTTCTGAAAACTCGTGACCCAATGGCTTTTGCACGCTGGTTTTTAGGTTATGTGTTGTTTGTAAATGTGGTGTTATTGCCCAAAACCTCCGTGCTGATTGATGACATTTCTTCGCAAACGCCGAAACTTGTAGATAATGTGCCTGTGGTATTTGCGTTAAGCGCCAGTTTAGTCACAACCATTGGCTATGGTTTGGCGCAATCCTACGATGCATTACTTACCATGCCTGATGATTTGCACTACACCAAAACCGGTGCATTATTTGGTTCACGCCTGATTTCTGCTTCAACCTCATTTCGCATTAAAGACCCAGTGCTTAAAGAGGAGATTAATGAGTACTTTCGAGCGTGTGTGGTAGGAGACATTCGGTTAAATCGGAAGTACAGTGTCGGTGATTTAGCTCATTCCACGGACATTTGGAATCTTATCACCGCAAAAGCTTCACCTCTTCGCATGATTTCGGTGAATGGTAAATTAGTGACTTGCCAGGAGGCTTCAAAACCTGATGGGCAATACAGTTTGCGCAAAAAACTGGATGCTGAAATTAAAAAAGCCTACACGTTTTTTGGGGTGAATTTATTTGGTAAGCCTAAGAATACCACCTATGAAGCGTTATTTAGCACTCATCTTAAATCAGCCTTTGATTATTACCAGGGGTTAACTGATTCTTCCAGTAATATTTTTTTACAAAGCATGATGATTAATGCGATGAGCGATGGTGTAGCGCATTATCAAGCGTTTACGGATGCAACCGCAGGAATTGTGAACCAACAATTTACAAAATCCCAGGTACAACACCGTTGGAGTTGGGAAGTGTTAGGGCAAAAAGCGTTGTGGATTTTACCGATTACTCACACCTGCCTCACTCTATTATTGTTTGGTGTGTTTCCCCTAATTATTGCTTTAACCACATTGCCAGGCGGGATACGAATTCTTTATGGCTATATGCAGTTTTTCATGTCGCTGCAATTTTGGCCGGTGCTTTTTGCAATTCTTAATGCAGGCATGACCATTTATGGTGCTTCATCATCGGCTGAATATGGCCAGTTTACCATGGTTAATCTTGATAAGATTGATGAATTGCATGCGGATATTGAAGGCAGCTGCGGTTATTTGATGATGCTCATTCCTTTTTTATCCCATGGTTTAGTCTCCAATTTAGGCGGAGCATTCAGTAATCTCGCAACCAGCATGATGAGTCATATGCAAGGCTCCAGCATGTCAGTGGCAGGGGAGGCGGCTAGCGGCTCTTTTGGTCTTGGTCAAACCAGCTTCTATAATACAACAGCCAATAATTTCTCGGCGAATAAACATGATTCCAATTGGACGCATATGCATGGTATGCACACGGAGCAATTGGAAAGTGGTGTCTTAAAAACATTGACCGGCAGCGGCGAGGCTGTTTTTGATGTCAGTCCTGGCATGACTAAAAGTCATATTCATATTGCCGATGCCAAGGCATTAACAGGCTCATTGAACCAGGCGTATGAGCAATCAACTCAAACAGCTGCCAATGAAAGTAAAGCGTATCAATCCGCCCTAAGTAATTTTGCTCATCGCGCACTAGCACTGGCTCAATTATCAGGACACGATATGCGTCTTGGCGATGGAATCAGTTCTTCCGATTCAGCTCACTATTCCAGTGCGCTCTCTCAAATGTCACGGATTGCCGAGGATGTTGCCCATCGTAACGGCATAAGCAAAGAAGATGCCTTTGCGGCGATGACCAGTGGCGGGCATGGGATTTCAGGTGGGGTTGATCTTCAAAAAAGTATTGCCGGAAAAATCTTTGGTATTAAAGGCGGATGGGATGCTCATATTAAATACGAACGAGCATCAACTAATGCCTATCGTGCGCATGAGGGTTATGACAAGGTGGTTTCTGCCCAAGAAGCGGAGGATTTTAATAAAGCAAGCCAATATGTGGCCCAATTTGCTAGAACCCATCATTTTGATGATAGTCATTCCGAGGCAGCATCGCTATCTAATCAAATGGGAGTTGATATCAGAGAGGCTGAAAATAGAAGCCATAACTATGATGTATCGCATACTCGCGCTATGCGAATTGCAGAGGCCAAACACTATGTAGAATCAAAATCGGAGCAAATTACAGCCGATCTCAATCAAGCGTTTCCATCTTTTGTTGCATCGAAGGTGGGTGGTTCTCATCGCGATGAATTGTTTGCACGCCCCGGAGATATGAGTTCAATACAAGAGTTAGAAGGATTGGCCGGTGCCTTTGTTACTACCAAGCGCGAACAATTAATCGCTGAATTTAGGCCGAAAGAATCGTCTTTTTCAATGGATGCCTTTTATCAGAATGAAAGCCAATCCTTAAACCAGAAGAGCAATAACATTGGTACGAATTATCAAAAAAATCATGATGCGTTAACCGATAGCGCCAAACCATTGAGTGTTGGTATTGCTGATAATAGGAAAAATAACTTAGTGAATCAGGTGGATGAAAAAGTAAATGATATTCAGAGCACGCATCAAAATACTGTAGAGCTAAGTCCACCCGATCATATTTTAAAAACTAAAGCTGATCGAATGAACAAATACAAAGAAAAAGAATCCGATGGGAAGTATGATGCTAAAACTGGAGTTATCCCAGGACATGCCGTGGATAAAGGGAAAGACACTCTAAAAGAGCTATTTGAAGGAGATAAATGA
- a CDS encoding heavy metal translocating P-type ATPase — translation MGCSTCPSHKEPMPKLWHNPKVITAAIAGILLTIGFVGSYLTLPRIIANGFYIGAVLIGGYYFAREAIEEFFKEHEIGIEFLMSTAAIVAGVMGQWAESATLVFLYSISEAAEGYAGERARHAIRVLMELAPKSALVRRNNSEFLIPLEDIQIGDEFIVRPGESIATDGEVISGHSSVNQAPITGESIPVEKFVGNKVFSATINGEGTLTIRATKKFAENTLSRIIFLVEKAQDKKGRSQRFIERFGNLYSPFVLLAGVLIATLPPLFGLHWQEWVLRATVFIVAAAPCALVISIPITLVAALGTASRNGILLKGGIYLEKLVQIKVIALDKTGTLTQGQPKVTDIISLNNYTQNQILNVAATLESRSQHPLAHAILQQAKAESVAYKPVEHFKSLTGSGVQGFINGEQFYIGNPKLFIDMGLLVETVIQEINKLQTVGKTVVLVGTDKEILGLIAITDPLRSTARQMVSSLKLMGIERVVMLTGDNSITAASIGVQAGVDEVFSDLSPEDKTRKIEELERRYGKVMMVGDGVNDAPALAAAHVGVAMGAAGTDVALETADVALMGDNLLKLPYLIEFSHRTWNIILQNLGLSIIVISSLIVGAVTGYFTLPIAVLAHEISELIVIASGLRMLKS, via the coding sequence ATGGGCTGCTCCACTTGTCCTTCTCACAAAGAACCAATGCCCAAACTGTGGCATAATCCTAAAGTCATTACGGCAGCAATAGCCGGTATATTATTAACTATTGGTTTTGTAGGCTCATATTTGACACTACCAAGGATAATTGCTAACGGGTTTTACATAGGCGCGGTGTTAATTGGTGGATATTATTTCGCACGGGAAGCTATAGAAGAATTTTTCAAAGAACATGAAATCGGTATTGAGTTTTTGATGTCTACCGCTGCTATTGTTGCTGGTGTGATGGGACAATGGGCAGAATCGGCAACACTGGTTTTTTTATATTCTATTTCTGAAGCAGCAGAGGGTTATGCTGGTGAAAGGGCGCGACATGCTATCAGAGTATTGATGGAACTTGCCCCAAAATCCGCATTAGTCCGACGTAATAATAGCGAGTTCCTAATACCTTTAGAAGACATTCAAATTGGAGATGAGTTTATTGTTCGTCCTGGTGAAAGCATCGCTACAGATGGAGAGGTCATATCTGGACATTCTAGTGTAAACCAAGCGCCTATCACGGGTGAATCAATTCCTGTTGAGAAATTTGTGGGAAATAAAGTATTTTCTGCAACTATTAACGGCGAGGGGACTCTTACTATTCGCGCTACCAAAAAATTTGCTGAGAACACGTTATCTCGTATTATTTTTCTTGTTGAAAAAGCACAGGATAAAAAAGGTCGCAGTCAACGATTTATAGAGCGTTTTGGCAATCTCTACAGTCCATTCGTTCTTTTAGCAGGGGTACTAATAGCTACCCTACCTCCTCTATTTGGGCTGCATTGGCAAGAATGGGTGCTACGTGCAACGGTGTTTATTGTTGCAGCTGCACCATGTGCTTTAGTAATTTCTATCCCAATTACCCTTGTAGCTGCTCTTGGTACAGCCAGTCGAAACGGAATATTACTTAAGGGTGGGATATATTTAGAAAAATTGGTTCAAATAAAGGTTATTGCGCTTGATAAAACAGGAACCTTAACACAAGGACAACCCAAGGTCACCGATATCATTTCGTTAAATAATTATACTCAGAACCAAATATTAAATGTAGCTGCCACCCTTGAATCGCGTTCCCAGCATCCACTGGCACATGCCATTTTACAACAAGCAAAGGCAGAAAGTGTTGCATATAAACCTGTTGAACATTTTAAGTCATTGACTGGTTCAGGGGTTCAGGGTTTTATAAATGGAGAACAATTTTATATTGGCAATCCAAAATTATTTATTGATATGGGTCTATTGGTAGAAACTGTAATTCAAGAAATAAATAAATTACAGACCGTTGGAAAGACTGTCGTATTAGTAGGAACAGATAAGGAAATTCTCGGTTTAATTGCAATTACTGATCCTCTAAGATCTACAGCAAGGCAGATGGTATCGTCCCTAAAATTGATGGGTATTGAGCGTGTTGTTATGCTCACTGGAGATAACTCGATAACTGCCGCGTCAATTGGAGTTCAAGCAGGTGTAGATGAAGTATTCTCTGATTTATCACCAGAAGATAAGACACGAAAAATTGAGGAACTGGAAAGACGTTACGGTAAGGTAATGATGGTTGGCGATGGAGTAAATGATGCTCCAGCACTTGCAGCAGCACATGTAGGAGTTGCAATGGGCGCCGCTGGAACCGATGTTGCATTAGAAACTGCGGATGTAGCATTAATGGGTGATAATTTATTAAAATTACCTTATCTCATCGAGTTTAGTCATCGAACCTGGAATATAATTTTACAAAATTTAGGACTATCTATAATTGTTATTAGCTCTCTTATTGTCGGGGCGGTAACTGGCTATTTTACGTTGCCAATAGCAGTTTTAGCCCATGAAATAAGTGAGCTTATTGTTATTGCAAGTGGTCTTCGCATGTTAAAATCTTAA